In bacterium, the genomic stretch ACGCCGGGCACTACGCTCAATGTCCCTCCGGAGGTGCGGCACGCGGTGCAAAGCCCTCAGGGCGCCAGGCTCTTGACAATCTTCAGCCCGGGAGGCTTTGAGACATACCTCGAAGAACTCGTCGCTTTAACCGAAGGCCAATACGCAGACGCTGACTTTATGAGGCGCCTCTCAGAGAAATACGATATCTTCGATGGCTAATTTATTCCCGCTTTCCCGAATTTCCTTTCAGTGTTTGGAGAATCTCTTTTAACACCCTGTTGCTGTCTTCGGAAATTTGAATCGATTTCTCGGTCAGCTGGATGGCCTTTTCATATCTTTGAACTGTTTCCTGGACCTGCTTATTCGCGCGTTTGGCAATTCTTCCCACGTAGGCGACCAGCAAAATAAGTATCGCAACAAGAACAACCCAGCTGATCAGTTGATTCTATCTGTGTCCCGGCCGAATATCGAATGCGCGCACGTGCCTGTCCAGTCGAGGAGTCCAATCCAAATCCGGTCGCACCGCATAAATATTGAAACGCTGTACGATGGGCAGCACAGGCAGATCCTTTCGAATGATTGCCATGGCCTCATTCAACAACTTACGGCGATCCCTGATTTTAGGAGTCCGTAAGGATAATTCAATGAGTTCATCCAATCTGGGATTGGAATAGGAGAAGTGGTTGGAGGTTCCATCCTTCGGGGTGCGCAGACCATCCAGTACATCGGAGGCATCGCCCATCGAAGCGGACCACGCAAAGAGTGCGAGTTGGTACTTTCTGTCGTTGAATTGTTGGTAGAAATCTTTCCACGGCAATACCCTCAAACGCAAGTGGACATTTGCGCCTTCCAACTGATTTTTGATTTGTGTGCCTAAGTCCTCCAGCGAATTGGGAAGGAGCAGTTCGGCTTGCAGCCCTTTGGAAAAACCTGCTTCTTTCAGGAGCAAATCTGCCCGCCCTTTGTCGTACACGAAAGGTCTTAATTCGCTGGAGTATCCGAAAATTCCTGGTGGGACAATCTGATGCATTGGCACAACCAAAGGCTGTGGTTCGCTTCCAATGATTTTTTCCCGATCAAACGCCAGTGACACTGCTTCCCTGACGCGTAGATCTGCAAAAGGGCTCTTCTTGACCATCGAAAACCCTAAGAAAACGACACCCAATCCTGCTCGCGAAACTATGCGGATGTTCTGCTGTTTCAAACCCCATTGGTAGTACTCCAGAGGAAAATTATTCGCCAGGTCAGCCTTTCCGGAAGACACCGCCTCCGCACGCTTCGTTGGATCCGGAAGCGGCAATATGGTTAACCGTTCAAAGGCTGGAGGCGGTCCCCAAAAACGAAGAAAACGCTCCCCTTCAAATCGTACCGTTTGGTACTCCTGAAACGAACCGGTAAGGACCAGTGCCCAACGGGCGTTTGATTGGAGTCAGCCCTGTATTTCGTGGCACGATATAAACACTGGCCAACTTGTTCAGCAGAACCGGGAATGGATCGTAGGTTTGCACCTCCACTGTTTGACGGTCAACGGCGTAGACATGTTTGATCGACTGAACGTCATAGCTGCCGAGGTTTTGCGCACGAAGAATGCTGGCAACTACGTCTTGCGCCTCAAAGGAACGGCCGTCATGAAAAACCACACCTTCGCGAAGTTGTAAGCGCCATACCGTTTCGGAAAGACTTTCCCACCGTACTGCCAGATCGGGCTGCAAGTCCATCTCGGGACCAAAGGTTACGAGCTTGCTGTAAAAGTGCGTCAACGTGGAATGAGTCGATTCTTCATTGACGAGATGAGGATCCAAACTGACTGCTGAGGTAATCTGCCCGATTACGATTTGATTGGAAGAGACTTTTTTCTCCTCACGCCGGCAAACACTGCATACGACCAAAAAAATCAGAAGCCCCACGAAGCCGGTTAATCTTTGCATTTCGTATCGGATCATTGACGCGCTGCTTCAACTTCTATTCTTATCTCCTTTAGAAGAAAAGGAAAGCCAGTCTAAGATTGTCAACACAGATAGCAACATAGCTATCACGCCAGTTAGCAGCATTTGGAATCCGATTATACGTGGATCAGCTACTTTACGCTAATCTCACTGAGAAGAATGAGTTTGTCCTGGCGGGGGTTCCACTGATAGGGAGCGCGGATGGCGAAAATATGTGTTTGCACATAGATAGGAACCCAGGGAATGTCATCCATCGCCAGGCCAAGCCCTTTTTTCAGCGTCTCAAGCCTCTTGCCGGAATCCATAATCGCTTCCGCTTTCTCCGCAAGCCGGTCAACTTCAGGATTGCTGTATGAAACGAAGCGCAATAGCGGTCGTACCTGTTCGCGATTCCGTTCAGGATGCTGTTTCGAAGCGATGAATCTCTGTCTGCTCCGAATCCTAACTCTGCATGCCTATGGTATCCTATAATCGCAACTTTGCTCATTGCAATAACAAGGAGAATAATTGGGTTTGTTTGGTTCCAAAAAAGAAGTGCCCCTTATACTTGTCGGACTACTGCTTTATCCATGCGGGTTATTTGGGAAAGGCACTTACGTTGAGTACTCGACATTCCGGCAATGGGTGAATCTGGTGTCCGAAGTTGAATCACTGGAAGTTTGTGGTCTAACTGCAGCAGCGCACTCGTTGTGGGCGGTTAAACAATTGCGGGTTCCGAGAACTACTTTTCTACAGTTTGACTTTAGCGGAACGGGCCGAAAGGACTGGATCGTTCAGCTCCATCAGGCGAAGTCCAGCCGGCCGTGCGATTACGTATTGATAGTCGACAAAGACAAAGGGAAATGGATCCGCGCTTTTTTTCGGGAGATCCGGCCGGACAAAGCCGAACGGTGGACATTGCTCTGGAACTCCCACAGGCGGGCGATCGGAATTGATATCGGTAAACACAGAAGACGAACCGCTCCGGCAGAAATGTCCTGGTCTGAGGGCAAGAGATGGTCTAAGCCTGGATTTGTCGTCGAAGACGCATTCATTGACAGTTGGATCGAGTGGAATAAAGAAAAGCAGCATTATGAGTACAAAAGCAGTAGCGGTGAATGGTGGGAAATTGAACAGTAGCATTAGGTGCGCCCCACATCATTTTTATTGCTTCCTCAGTGGCGATGATTTTTGCAAAAAGTATATCCTTTTTTAGCATCAATGATCCTGATTTCGTTATTTCATTTACCATGAGAAGTTTTACACTTGTGGCCCTAATAACAGTATTGTTCTTCACTCCATTATGGAGCGAAACGCTAAGGGATATCTTGACTCAAAACGGTTTCGACTATGTTCCCCTGATGGTTCTGGACCAGGCCATATTAGGTCCGGAGGTTTCTAATACCACAGATTTCTTTAGCGTGGGCTATTTCATTGACGACAGAACCACTTGGGAAGTTCATGTTGTGCTTTTTGATCGGAAGAAACAACAGTGGTTTGAAACCAAATTGAATCTTAGGGAATCTGAGTACTGTTTCGGTTCCAATGCGATTACGGGAATTCAATATTCCAAAAACTTCCTCTACATGAAAACCCATATAAACCCCTCAGCCGGTTGCACTTTGATTTTCAGCAAAGAGCTGCAGTTTCAAAGCGCTCTCTATGGCTGGCCTCTGGCCATTTTTGATGATGAAACTGTGGTATATCACAACAGCGAAGTCCATTTTGCCCCGACCCATCCGGCAGCGATTTCGCTCTACAATCCAGTTACAAAGTCTGGGAAAAAGATCTATCCCATGAAGCCATATCAGTCCATCAGGCTTAAACATATCGAGAAGATGAAAGAGGCGTATTCCAATGAAGACTGGTGCAGGGAAAAGAATCATCATTGCGATCCGGAGTCGTTCAACGACAGCATCGGGGAAATAGAAATCAATAACAAGACCGATTCCATAATTTTTCAGGCTTACTTTAGCGGAGATTACCGGGTGAATCCTCAAGATTCGAGAGAAGAACCGGCTTCCGTTGTTTATATGTACCGGCATGTGAGAGATCCGCAACGGATAGAATACAAAGAGATCATGGAGGATGACGTCAGGAAGAAACTTGGAGAGCTTCCCCTGTCTGATTACTTGCAGCCCGAGATCCTTTCGAAGATTTTCGGTTCAGCGGATCAATGAAGTGACTTTACCGCGTGCTTTTTGACCAGTATCAATGATTCAACAGACTGTACAAACTTATGATAGAGGCGCACGGGGATGACCAGCCAGACCACAAATCTTCCATCCAATCCCATACCCTGAGGGAGTCCCATCTGGCACTACGCGGCGCCCAGGGTTGATTTAACAATCTGCGGCCCGGCGCGGAC encodes the following:
- a CDS encoding ABC transporter substrate-binding protein, which produces MIRYEMQRLTGFVGLLIFLVVCSVCRREEKKVSSNQIVIGQITSAVSLDPHLVNEESTHSTLTHFYSKLVTFGPEMDLQPDLAVRWESLSETVWRLQLREGVVFHDGRSFEAQDVVASILRAQNLGSYDVQSIKHVYAVDRQTVEVQTYDPFPVLLNKLASVYIVPRNTGLTPIKRPLGTGPYRFVSGVPNGTI
- a CDS encoding ABC transporter substrate-binding protein — its product is MVLTGSFQEYQTVRFEGERFLRFWGPPPAFERLTILPLPDPTKRAEAVSSGKADLANNFPLEYYQWGLKQQNIRIVSRAGLGVVFLGFSMVKKSPFADLRVREAVSLAFDREKIIGSEPQPLVVPMHQIVPPGIFGYSSELRPFVYDKGRADLLLKEAGFSKGLQAELLLPNSLEDLGTQIKNQLEGANVHLRLRVLPWKDFYQQFNDRKYQLALFAWSASMGDASDVLDGLRTPKDGTSNHFSYSNPRLDELIELSLRTPKIRDRRKLLNEAMAIIRKDLPVLPIVQRFNIYAVRPDLDWTPRLDRHVRAFDIRPGHR
- a CDS encoding cupin domain-containing protein; amino-acid sequence: TPGTTLNVPPEVRHAVQSPQGARLLTIFSPGGFETYLEELVALTEGQYADADFMRRLSEKYDIFDG